The following are encoded in a window of Emcibacter sp. SYSU 3D8 genomic DNA:
- a CDS encoding SDR family NAD(P)-dependent oxidoreductase, whose product MSSTTVNERLQRSTSGDIRLLEGKIAIITGAASGIGRAAAHLFAEHGARVLAVDLPDHGLVDAHEDYDDIVGLEHDITGADAPEKIVDTAIATWGRLDILFNNAGVSGRANTVDMPDSHWDKVMSVNVTAQFRLARAAIPHLRESGAGRIINTASVMAQGTDYGLAAYCASKAGVAGLTRTIALEEGRHGITANYIEPGAVVTGMTTAMHQDENVAAIWAKKSPLKRLGQPIDIAKGALFLASDLGGFVTGHGLRVDGGLMLRV is encoded by the coding sequence GTGTCATCCACAACAGTTAACGAACGTCTGCAGCGCTCCACAAGCGGAGACATCAGGCTGCTCGAAGGAAAGATTGCCATTATCACCGGCGCGGCCTCGGGCATCGGCCGGGCCGCCGCCCACCTGTTCGCCGAACATGGCGCCAGGGTGCTGGCCGTCGACCTGCCGGACCACGGCCTGGTCGATGCCCACGAGGACTACGACGACATAGTCGGCCTCGAACACGACATCACCGGCGCCGACGCACCCGAGAAGATCGTCGATACCGCCATCGCCACCTGGGGCCGGCTCGACATCCTGTTCAACAATGCCGGCGTCAGTGGCCGGGCCAATACCGTCGACATGCCCGACAGCCACTGGGACAAGGTGATGAGCGTCAACGTTACGGCCCAGTTCCGCCTTGCCAGGGCGGCGATTCCCCATCTGCGCGAGAGCGGCGCGGGGCGGATCATCAACACCGCCTCGGTGATGGCCCAGGGCACCGATTACGGCCTCGCCGCCTATTGCGCGTCGAAGGCCGGTGTCGCCGGCCTCACCCGCACCATCGCGCTGGAGGAAGGCCGCCATGGCATCACCGCCAATTACATCGAGCCGGGCGCTGTCGTCACCGGCATGACCACGGCCATGCACCAGGACGAAAATGTGGCGGCGATCTGGGCCAAGAAGTCACCGCTGAAGCGCCTCGGCCAGCCCATCGACATCGCCAAGGGCGCGCTGTTCCTGGCGTCCGACCTGGGCGGCTTCGTCACCGGGCACGGGCTGCGGGTCGACGGAGGGCTGATGCTGCGGGTTTAG
- a CDS encoding AMP-binding protein — MTRFNSLPEVLDAAAKRHPDRVSLIWDDELITYRQMVKQAANVAGGLKNLGFMPGDRIAFWLPNVPAYVVLLLACARLGVTAVAVNTRFGAGEVADIVGRSGAKALALWPDFGGIASQDVLARIDPVALPRLEMLIEMGGGAVTAPGWENAPRIRFEALLDDPPMDTSLAGPDMDCATFTTSGTTSAPKIVVQTHGAIARHAFDVAAGFGFGPETVSLQALPLCGVFGFAQAMAVLASGGRLVMLAKFDGAQAASLIRQWKVDSFAASDDMIQRILAAGPEPFPSLKFVGYAAFNSALGDIAERAQARGVTLRGLYGMSECMALYSVRPIDASVAERKKGGGTPVSPDARVRVTDPETGAVLPMGEAGALEVAGPSLFARYDGNPDATAAAFTEDGFFRTGDLARMEPDGAFEFLGRMGDVLRLGGFLVNPAEIEEHLQAHPSVHVAQVVAVGTGQGMRPVAFVILREGQALDHAALIVHCQTLARYKQPMRFATLESFPVIESANGIKIRRTELRELAKALIETSQYSE, encoded by the coding sequence ATGACACGGTTCAATTCCCTCCCCGAAGTGCTGGACGCGGCCGCGAAACGGCATCCGGACCGCGTGTCCCTGATATGGGACGACGAGCTTATCACCTATCGCCAGATGGTGAAGCAGGCGGCGAACGTGGCCGGCGGGCTGAAGAACCTGGGCTTCATGCCGGGCGACCGCATCGCCTTCTGGCTGCCCAACGTGCCGGCCTATGTGGTCCTGCTGCTGGCCTGCGCCCGGCTGGGCGTGACGGCCGTGGCGGTCAACACCCGCTTCGGCGCAGGCGAGGTGGCCGACATCGTCGGCCGCTCGGGGGCGAAGGCGCTGGCGCTGTGGCCCGATTTCGGCGGCATCGCCAGCCAGGACGTGCTGGCCCGCATCGATCCCGTTGCCCTGCCCCGGCTGGAGATGCTGATCGAGATGGGCGGCGGCGCAGTGACCGCGCCCGGCTGGGAGAACGCGCCGCGCATCCGCTTCGAGGCGCTGCTGGATGACCCGCCGATGGACACCTCGCTGGCCGGGCCGGACATGGACTGCGCCACCTTCACCACCTCGGGCACCACCAGCGCGCCCAAGATCGTGGTGCAGACCCATGGCGCCATCGCCCGGCACGCGTTCGACGTGGCCGCCGGGTTCGGCTTCGGGCCGGAGACGGTCTCGCTCCAGGCGCTGCCGCTGTGCGGCGTGTTCGGCTTCGCCCAAGCCATGGCGGTGCTGGCCTCGGGCGGCCGACTGGTGATGCTGGCCAAGTTCGACGGCGCGCAGGCCGCCAGCCTGATCCGGCAATGGAAGGTGGACAGCTTCGCCGCCAGCGACGACATGATCCAGCGCATCCTCGCCGCCGGGCCCGAGCCGTTCCCCAGCCTGAAATTCGTCGGCTACGCCGCCTTCAACAGCGCCCTGGGCGACATCGCCGAGCGGGCGCAGGCGCGCGGCGTGACCCTGCGCGGCCTTTACGGCATGAGCGAGTGCATGGCGCTCTACAGCGTCCGCCCCATCGACGCTTCCGTAGCCGAGCGCAAGAAGGGCGGCGGCACGCCAGTATCGCCGGACGCCCGCGTGCGTGTCACCGACCCCGAGACCGGCGCGGTGCTGCCCATGGGCGAGGCCGGCGCGCTGGAAGTGGCCGGCCCCAGCCTGTTCGCCCGCTACGACGGCAACCCCGACGCGACGGCCGCCGCCTTCACCGAAGACGGCTTTTTCCGCACCGGCGACCTGGCGCGGATGGAACCCGACGGCGCCTTCGAATTCCTCGGCCGCATGGGTGACGTGCTGCGCCTCGGCGGGTTCCTGGTGAACCCGGCCGAGATCGAGGAGCATCTGCAGGCGCACCCATCGGTTCACGTGGCGCAGGTGGTGGCCGTCGGCACGGGGCAGGGCATGCGGCCGGTGGCGTTCGTGATCCTGCGCGAGGGCCAGGCGCTTGATCATGCAGCGCTGATCGTCCACTGTCAGACGCTCGCCCGATACAAGCAGCCCATGCGTTTTGCGACACTGGAATCATTCCCTGTTATCGAAAGCGCCAATGGCATCAAAATACGGCGTACGGAGTTACGTGAGCTGGCCAAAGCATTGATAGAGACCTCTCAATATTCCGAATAA
- a CDS encoding 6-carboxytetrahydropterin synthase, translated as MTGRLEIVKAFTFEAAHHFQHMPVGHGYQRMHGHSYHVEVALTGEPDPVSGWVADFAEVGKALDAVRDILDHNVLNEIPGLETPSLETISRWIAARLAGTFPGLAWVKVARPSCNEYCVWRA; from the coding sequence ATGACCGGTCGGCTTGAAATCGTCAAGGCGTTCACCTTCGAGGCGGCGCACCACTTCCAGCACATGCCCGTGGGGCATGGCTATCAGCGCATGCACGGCCATTCCTATCATGTCGAGGTGGCGCTGACCGGCGAGCCCGATCCGGTGTCCGGCTGGGTCGCCGACTTCGCCGAGGTGGGCAAGGCGCTGGACGCGGTGCGGGACATCCTGGACCACAATGTGCTGAACGAGATTCCGGGCCTCGAGACTCCGTCGCTGGAGACCATCTCGCGCTGGATCGCGGCCCGGCTTGCCGGCACGTTCCCGGGCCTCGCCTGGGTCAAGGTGGCGCGGCCGAGCTGCAACGAATATTGCGTCTGGCGCGCCTAG
- the speD gene encoding adenosylmethionine decarboxylase, whose product MSQTQSLFQLGMDLYDGSTNAQTEEKDTAAATAAPEEENRDHFVERDGVVCAGIHLVLDLIGARRLDDLTHIDQTLRRCIEVAGATLLHIHLHYFTPNGGVSGVAVLAESHISIHTWPERDYAALDIFMCGDADPHAAIEVLREAFEADEVEVHELLRGTAAA is encoded by the coding sequence GTGTCCCAAACACAATCCCTCTTCCAATTGGGGATGGACCTCTATGACGGTTCAACAAACGCCCAAACGGAAGAAAAAGACACCGCCGCCGCGACGGCGGCACCGGAGGAAGAGAACAGGGATCATTTCGTCGAGCGCGACGGCGTCGTTTGCGCCGGCATCCATCTCGTGCTCGACCTGATCGGCGCCCGCCGGCTGGACGACCTGACCCATATCGACCAGACCCTGCGGCGCTGTATCGAGGTCGCCGGCGCGACCCTGCTGCACATCCACCTGCACTATTTCACGCCCAATGGCGGCGTGTCGGGCGTGGCGGTGCTGGCCGAATCGCACATCAGCATCCACACCTGGCCCGAGCGGGACTATGCGGCGCTGGACATCTTCATGTGCGGCGATGCCGATCCGCATGCGGCCATCGAGGTGCTGCGCGAGGCGTTCGAGGCGGACGAGGTGGAAGTCCACGAACTGCTGCGCGGTACGGCCGCCGCATGA
- the speE gene encoding polyamine aminopropyltransferase produces the protein MNGWFDEDEAPRLRLETAEIIHESRSPYQSILVFRDPLFGRVLALDGAIQTTEADEFVYHEMMAHVPILVHGAARRVLIVGGGDGGLAEEVLKHTGVEQVIVAEIDAAVVEVARRHLPSICGGAFEDPRLRLEIGDAAEFIAGTRETFDVILVDSPDPAGPGEALFGAAFYRACRDRLDPRGILVAQCGLPLTGPQTLRRAAAALSPLFPDVACYLAAVPSYAGGAMAFGWAARDPATRTAALSLLQDRFRGSGIGARYYTPEVHQAAFVLPPAISTLLG, from the coding sequence ATGAACGGCTGGTTCGACGAGGACGAGGCGCCCCGGCTGCGGCTGGAGACCGCCGAGATCATCCACGAGAGCCGCAGCCCGTACCAGTCCATCCTGGTATTCCGCGACCCGCTGTTCGGCCGGGTGCTGGCGCTGGACGGGGCGATCCAGACCACCGAGGCCGACGAATTCGTCTATCACGAGATGATGGCCCATGTGCCGATCCTGGTCCACGGCGCGGCGCGGCGCGTGCTGATCGTGGGCGGCGGCGACGGCGGCCTGGCCGAGGAGGTGCTGAAGCACACCGGCGTCGAGCAGGTGATCGTCGCCGAGATCGACGCCGCCGTGGTCGAGGTGGCACGGCGTCACCTGCCGTCCATCTGCGGCGGCGCCTTCGAGGACCCCAGGCTGCGGCTGGAAATCGGCGACGCCGCCGAATTCATCGCCGGGACGAGGGAAACCTTCGACGTGATCCTGGTGGATTCGCCCGATCCGGCCGGGCCTGGAGAGGCGCTGTTCGGCGCGGCCTTCTACCGGGCGTGCCGCGACCGGCTGGACCCGCGCGGCATTCTGGTCGCCCAGTGCGGCCTGCCGCTGACCGGCCCGCAAACCCTGCGGCGGGCGGCGGCGGCGCTGTCGCCCCTGTTCCCGGACGTCGCCTGCTATCTGGCGGCCGTGCCCAGCTATGCGGGCGGCGCCATGGCCTTTGGCTGGGCGGCGCGCGATCCGGCCACCCGGACGGCGGCGCTTTCGCTGCTTCAGGACCGGTTCCGCGGCAGCGGCATCGGCGCCCGCTATTACACGCCGGAGGTTCATCAGGCCGCCTTCGTCCTGCCGCCCGCGATCAGCACCTTGCTGGGTTGA
- a CDS encoding long-chain fatty acid--CoA ligase: MTADKARNLVDMFLDQAERRGERPCVWSKPGTSKTFQPVSWRQVAEQVARLAAALKDMGIRPGDRVALVSESRPEWLIADLGIMAAGAVTVPTYTTNTERDHAHILNDSGARGAIVSTARLARALLPAAMDAGSLDFVIAMEQPKLAQSLNLDVHLWQDVIANSKGTVAATRAGIAGIGRDDLACLIYTSGTGGAPKGVMISHGAILHNCTGASEVIAELGLDDGLDKTEVFLSFLPLSHAYEHSGGQFFPLSIGAQIYYAESIEKLAANMAECRPTIMTVVPRLFEMLRTRVTRAIEEQGGTRARLFHRAVQLGEKRFNDRRSLSLGERIENVVLDKLVRRKVQQRFGGRVKALVSGGAPLNSDVGLFFHALGLRLLQGYGQTESGPVVSVNRPGLVKIHTVGPPMKATEVRIAEDGEILIRGELVMKGYWRDDAATARTIIDGWLHTGDIGIIDEDGHLQITDRKKDIIVNDKGDNVAPARVEGLLTLEPEIGQAMLYGDRRPHMVGLLVPDMDWAAKWAGENGKTADMAALSADPAFHTALDKAVGRVNQRLSSTEKIRRFAVATAPFSIDNEQMTPTMKIRRHVIVRNYKDVLDALY; this comes from the coding sequence ATGACAGCGGACAAGGCGCGCAATCTCGTCGACATGTTCCTCGACCAGGCCGAGCGGCGCGGGGAGCGGCCCTGCGTCTGGTCCAAGCCCGGCACGTCGAAGACCTTCCAGCCCGTGTCGTGGCGCCAGGTGGCGGAGCAGGTCGCGCGGCTTGCGGCGGCGCTGAAGGACATGGGCATCCGGCCCGGCGACCGGGTGGCGCTGGTCAGCGAGAGCCGGCCCGAATGGCTGATCGCCGACCTGGGGATCATGGCGGCGGGCGCGGTGACCGTGCCGACCTACACCACCAATACCGAGCGCGATCACGCCCACATCCTCAACGACAGCGGCGCGCGCGGCGCCATCGTGTCGACCGCCAGGCTGGCGCGCGCCCTGTTGCCCGCCGCCATGGACGCCGGCTCGCTGGATTTCGTCATCGCCATGGAACAGCCCAAGCTGGCGCAAAGCCTGAACCTGGACGTCCACCTCTGGCAGGACGTGATCGCCAACAGCAAGGGCACCGTCGCTGCCACCCGTGCCGGGATCGCCGGCATAGGCCGCGACGATCTGGCATGCCTGATCTACACTTCGGGCACCGGCGGCGCGCCGAAGGGCGTGATGATCAGCCACGGCGCCATCCTGCACAATTGCACCGGCGCCAGCGAGGTGATCGCCGAGTTGGGGCTGGACGACGGCCTGGACAAGACCGAGGTGTTCCTGTCGTTCCTGCCGCTGTCGCACGCCTACGAGCATTCGGGCGGCCAGTTCTTCCCGCTGTCGATCGGGGCGCAGATCTATTACGCCGAAAGCATCGAGAAGCTGGCAGCCAACATGGCGGAATGCCGCCCCACCATCATGACCGTGGTGCCCCGGCTGTTCGAGATGCTGCGCACCCGCGTGACCCGCGCCATCGAGGAACAGGGCGGCACCCGCGCCAGGCTGTTTCACCGTGCCGTGCAGCTGGGCGAGAAGCGATTCAACGACCGGCGGTCGCTGAGCCTGGGCGAGCGTATCGAGAACGTGGTGCTGGACAAGCTGGTGCGCCGCAAGGTGCAGCAGCGGTTCGGCGGACGGGTGAAGGCGCTGGTGTCGGGCGGCGCGCCGCTCAATTCGGATGTGGGCCTGTTCTTTCACGCGCTGGGCCTGCGGCTGCTGCAGGGCTATGGCCAGACCGAATCCGGCCCGGTGGTCAGCGTCAACCGGCCCGGCCTGGTGAAGATCCACACCGTCGGCCCGCCGATGAAGGCAACCGAGGTGCGCATTGCCGAGGATGGCGAGATCCTGATCCGCGGCGAACTGGTGATGAAGGGCTACTGGCGCGACGACGCGGCGACGGCGCGCACGATTATCGACGGCTGGCTGCACACCGGCGACATCGGCATCATCGACGAGGATGGCCACCTGCAGATCACCGACCGCAAGAAGGACATCATCGTCAACGACAAGGGCGACAATGTCGCGCCGGCACGGGTCGAGGGCCTGTTGACGCTGGAGCCCGAAATCGGCCAGGCCATGCTGTATGGCGACCGGCGGCCGCATATGGTCGGTCTACTGGTGCCCGACATGGACTGGGCCGCGAAATGGGCCGGCGAGAACGGCAAGACTGCCGACATGGCCGCGCTGTCGGCCGACCCGGCGTTCCACACGGCCCTCGACAAGGCAGTCGGCCGGGTGAACCAGCGGTTGTCCTCGACCGAAAAGATCCGCCGGTTCGCCGTGGCTACCGCGCCGTTCAGCATCGACAACGAGCAGATGACGCCGACCATGAAGATTCGGCGGCATGTTATCGTCCGCAACTACAAGGACGTGCTGGACGCCCTTTACTGA
- a CDS encoding YnfA family protein: MGSVAIYIGAALAEIAGCFAFWAWLRNGQSSWWLIPGMASLALFAFLLTRVDADMAGRAYAAYGGIYIAASLLWLWGAENVRPDRWDMIGAALAIAGACVILFGPRG, translated from the coding sequence GTGGGGTCGGTCGCGATCTATATCGGCGCGGCGCTGGCCGAGATCGCCGGTTGCTTCGCCTTCTGGGCCTGGCTGCGCAATGGACAATCGTCCTGGTGGCTGATACCCGGCATGGCCTCGCTGGCGCTGTTCGCCTTTCTGCTGACCCGGGTGGACGCCGACATGGCCGGGCGCGCCTACGCCGCCTATGGCGGCATCTACATCGCCGCCTCGCTGCTGTGGCTGTGGGGAGCCGAGAACGTCCGGCCCGACCGCTGGGACATGATCGGCGCTGCGCTCGCGATTGCGGGCGCCTGCGTCATCCTGTTCGGGCCGAGAGGCTAA
- a CDS encoding MarR family winged helix-turn-helix transcriptional regulator has product MLTPDEIALCEQAAVICPSFHLRKSARAVSRMFDEALQPSGLRSGQFVMLLSIARLGDPTYGQLARELVMDTSTIVRNLQPLQRENLIDLVAGPDRRRKTVRITAGGAARIRQAVPLWRKAQESFNSRVGEDRWTRMLVDLGQTLESVRGY; this is encoded by the coding sequence ATGTTGACGCCCGACGAAATCGCCCTGTGCGAGCAGGCTGCTGTGATTTGCCCCAGCTTCCATCTGCGAAAATCGGCGCGGGCGGTGTCACGGATGTTTGACGAGGCGCTGCAGCCCAGCGGCCTGCGCTCGGGCCAGTTCGTCATGCTGCTCTCGATCGCCCGTCTGGGCGATCCGACCTACGGCCAGCTGGCGCGCGAACTGGTGATGGATACCTCGACCATCGTTCGCAACCTGCAGCCGCTCCAGCGCGAAAATCTGATCGACCTGGTGGCCGGCCCGGATCGCCGGCGCAAGACGGTTCGGATCACCGCCGGCGGCGCCGCCCGCATTCGCCAGGCGGTGCCGCTTTGGCGCAAGGCCCAGGAAAGTTTCAACAGCCGGGTCGGCGAAGACCGCTGGACCCGCATGCTGGTCGATCTGGGCCAGACCCTGGAGAGCGTCCGGGGGTATTAG